ACGCCCGGCGGCGCGGGGCACGCGCGGTGGCCGCCTCGCTGGGCCCCGACGGCATGCTCATGGTCACCGCCCACGGCGCCTGGCGCGCCACCCCACCGCGCCGGCTGACGGGCAATCCGACGGGCGCCGGGGACGCGGCGGTCGCGGGGCTGCTGTCCGGGCTGGTCGAGGAGGCGCCCTGGCCGGACCGGCTGGCCCGCGCCGTCGCCCTGTCGGCCGCCGCCGTAAGGGCCCCGGTGGCGGGCGAGTTCGACCGTGCGGTCTACGAGGAGGCGCTGGCGCGGATCGAGGTGACGGAGCACCCGGCGGCGGCCTGACCAACCACCGAGCCCCGCCCCGGCCCTACGGGGTGTCCGGCGGCTCCGCCACGCGGCAGGGGCTTCGCCACTGGACCCCGGGGGCGGAGCCCCACCCAGCCCCTCCGGCGCTTGAGGAGCGGGGCCTGGGGCAGAGCCGCACCTTCCAGCCCCTCCGGCGCTTGAGGAGCGGGGCCTGGGGCAGAGCCCCAGCTGTGGGAAGGGGCGGGGAGGGGAGCAGGCCGCCGCAGGCGTACGCGTACCGCCGGACACCACCCAGCCCTTGGCTAACCCTTGGCCTTGGCGAGCCACATCTGATCGAGGTTGGCATCGCACTTGTCGCCGGGGTCACACGACAGGGTGATCGTATTAGTACCCTTCGTGAGCTGGACGATCGACCAGGTCTCCGTCCAGCCCTTCTCGTAGTCACCCTTCGGCCCGCCCGAGAAGTTCTTCATGTTGAGCGGCCGCGTCTCCTTCTTGCCGTTGATCGTCAGCGACATGCTCTGGTCCTCGCCGGGCACGCCGTAGGTGACGTACAGCCGGTAGGACTTCGCCTTGGCCACGTCCACGTTCCAGGTCGCGGACGAACCCGGGGTGTTGAGCCCGCCCACGTAGGTGCCGCCCGCGGCCTTGGCGCCCTTGATGTCGCTCGCGGGGGCCGCGCCGCCGGTCAGCTTCATCTTCGCGGCGTCCTCGGTGGGCAGCTTCTCGTCGCCCGGGCCCTTGGAGGGCCCGGAGGGCTCGCTGGGCTGGACGCTGGAGCCTGCCGTGGGCTGGCCGGCCGGGTCGGCCTTGTCGTCCTTGTTGTCGTCACCGTTGGTGATCATGGCGACGCCGATGCCCACGAGGACCACCGCGACCACGGCGATGGCGCCGATGAGCAGCCCCTTGTTGTTGGGGCCCCGGCCGCCTCCGCCATGGCCGCCGCGCGGGGCGGCCGCACCGGGCTGGCGGGGGGCGCCGCCGGGCAGGGTCTCGGGGGCGGCGTAGTGGGCGTTCTGCCGACCGTAGCCGCCCTGCTGGCCGTAGCCCTGCGGCTGCTGGTTCGGGATCTGCTGGCCGTAGGTGCGCTCACCCACCGCGCGGACCTGGTTGTACGAGGTGCGGGGGACCCCCGGCTGAGCCGGGCCTGGGTAGCCGTAGCCACCGGTACGGGGGGCGGCACCCGGCTGGCCCGACTGACCGCCCTCGTTCCCTTGATCGCCCTCCGAGCGATACAGGTACGCGAACGGGTCGTCGTTCTCCGGTGTGCCCGAGCCGTTGTTGCCGGCCGTCATCCCTCGTCACTCCCCTATGCATATGGCCATCGGCGCGGGATCAGAACGCGCCACGACAGCTCATATCAGGGTCGAGAGGGCCTCAACAGGGCGTGTGCTGTCCGGATGGCCAATATTCATGATCGGTTCACTGTCGGCGGCAGGGCCGCATCGGCGCAGCCTACCGCGCCCGACCGGCCCCCTACCTCATCCGGCCCGGCGGCGCTCCTTGGAACGGGACCGCTTCTCGATGTACATCCGCTGGTCAGCGGAGTGCAGAACCTCTTCGGCCGACATTCCGCAGCCCGCCCACCCGATACCGAAGCTGGCGCCGACCCGGACCGCGCGGCCGTCCACCCGGATGGGCGGAATGATCGCGTTCCGCAGCCGCACCGCCAGGTCAGCCGCGTCGGCCCGGCCGAGGCCGTCGGCGAGGACGACGAACTCGTCACCACCGAGGCGGGCGACCGTGTCCCCTTCCCGCACTCCGTTGGTCAGCCGCCGGGCGACCTCGATGAGCACGGCGTCGCCCGCGTGGTGCCCGAACCGGTCGTTGATGGACTTGAAGCCGTCGAGGTCGCAGAAGAGCACCGCGAGCCCCTTGTGGCCGTCGTCGATGTCGGAGTCCTCGTTGGGCGGGACGGTGTGCACATGACCATCGAACGGGGCGGTCTCGACCGGGGGCGGGGTGCCGAAGCACTCGAACTCGTCGAAGCCGTGCAGATGCCCCGCCGCGTCCACATAGACCCCGGCGGAGCCCGCGGCACCGCCGTCCGCGGCGCCCCCGTCCTCGTACCCCCCGCCCGGCCGGGGCGGGGTGGCGCACAGCCGGGCGGCGAGCCGGGCGCGCAGCTCGGCGCTGTTGGGCAGGCCGGTCAGCGAGTCATGGCTGGCGCGGTGGGCGAGCTGGAGCTCATGGCGCTTCCGCTCCTCGATGTCCTCGACATGGGTGAGCAGGAAGCGCGGGCCGTCGGCGGCGTCGGCCACCACCGAGTTGCGCAGCGAGACCCAGACGTACGAACCGTCGCGGCGGGCCAGCCGCAGCTCGGCGCGGCCGCCCTCGGCGGAGGTGCGCAGCAGGGTGCCGATGTCCTCGGGGTGGACCAGGTCGGAGAAGGAGAAGCGGCGCATCGCGGAGGCCGGGCGGCCCAGCAGCCGGCACAGGGCGTCGTTGGTGCGCAGCAGCCGGCCGTGCTGGTCGCCGCCCATCTCGGCGATGGCCATCCCGCTGGGCGCGTACTCGAACGCCTGCCGGAAGGACTCCTCGCTGGCGCGGAGCGCCTGCTGCTCGCGCTCCAGGCGCAGCAGGGCGCGCTGCATATTGCCGCGCAGCCGGGCGTTGCCGATCGCGACGGCGGCGTGGAAGGCGTACATCTGGAGGGCCTCGCGGCCCCAGGCGCCGGGGTGGCGGCCGTTGCGCGGTTTGTCGACGGACAGGACGCCGATGAGCTCGCCGCCGGAGGCGCCCGCCGCGTAGAGCGGGGCGAACAGGCGGTCCATCGGATGCCATTCGTCGGGGAAGCGGGGGGCGGGTCCCGGGGTGTGCCACTGCGGGACGTCGTCGTCGTCGAGGACCCAGCCCTCGCTGTACGGGATGAAGCGCAGATCGCCCCAGCGCTCGCCCATGGACAGCCGACGCTCCCAGGAGGAGCGGGAGCCGACCCGCCCGGCCATCAGCGCCTCGGCCCCGGCGCTGCCGCCGACCGCGGCGACGACGAGGTCACCGTCGGGGCGGACGAGGTTGACGGCCGACAGCTCGAAGCCGAGCCCGGCGATGACGCCGTCGGCGACGGCCTGGAGCGTGTCGGCGAAGCTGCGAGCGGTGTTCAGATCGGCGACCACCTGGTGCAGCTGCCGCAGGGTCGCAAGGCGGATGTACGGCTCCGACTCGGTCTCCATCGATCGCACTCCCCCGAGACCTCGACAGCAAACTCCTGGCGTCTTGTCGTCCGATTGCCACGGCCACTGAATCACAGCGAGCTGCCCACTCGGTACACAGGGTCAACAATTACTGCCTGCTGTGACTCATGTCACAGACCGTGTTCACTTCTTCAACCGAGCGGGTGGGAGCGCTCCTAGTTTTTGTGATCGCAAATCCCGGAACGAGGGCGCCTGGCCTTGCAAGGCGGCCGCCCGGGGAGCCCGGACACCCCCGGCCCGGCGCCGGGCTTACGGCCCGCGACCTACGCCCGGAGTGGTCCCCGGGCCCGATGCGGGGACCGGCCGGGGGCGGTTAGCGTCGAAGGGTGTTCCCGACGACTCCTTCCAGCCCAGCCGAGCCCGCCGTCCCCCATGCTGGTGGGGTGAGCGAGGACGAGTTCCGCACCGCGCTGTCGCGGTTCACCGCGGGTGTGGTGCTGGTGACCGCGCACGACCCGGAGGAGGGACCGCGCGGCGAGGACGTCGGCATGACGGCCACCGCGTTCATGTCAGTGTCACTTGACCCGCCGCTGGTGATGGTGAGCGTTCGCAACGGGTCCCGGATGGACGAGCTCCTGGAGCGACAGCCCCACTGGGCGGTATCGGTCCTGTCGGAGAGTCAGCGGCACATCGCGGGACGATTCGCCATGAAGGGGCGCATCAGCGACAGATTGCTGTTCGAGGACATGTCCGTGGTGCGGGGCGAGCATACGGGCGCGCCGCTCGCGGTGGGCTCACTGGCGACGCTGGAGTGCCGCACCGAGCAGCGGGTGACGGCCGGGGACCACACGCTGGTGGTGGCCCGGGTGCTCGCCGCGGCAGCACCGGCCGCGGAGGGCGGGCCGCTGACGTACTTCAGGGGGCGCTACCGGGCGCTGGGGTGAGGGGGCGCCGAAGAAGCTGGGGCGCTGGCGGCGAGGAAGCTGGGCGCGGGACGCCGTAGAAGCTGGGGCGCGGGGCCGCGCCGAACACGTGGCGACCGGGGAACGGTGACCGCGCGGCCCGGGCAGCCCGGCCCGAGCGGCCCGGCCCGGGGCTACGTCCAGCCCGGCCCGGGGCTACGTCCAGCCCGGCCCGGGGCTACGTCCAGCCCGGCCCGGGGCTACGTCCAGCCCGGCCCGGGGCTACGTCCAGCCCCGCCCCGTACGCCCCCGCTTGGTCTCGCTCCGCTGCTTCTTCTCGCGCAGCCGCCGCTCGTTGATGCCCCGGGGGATCCGGGTGGGGCGGCGCGGCTTGGGCGGTGGCGCGGTCGCCTCCGCGAGCAGTGACGCGAGCCTTACGGCGGCCGTCTCGCGGTTACGCCATTGCGAACGGTGCTCGGAGGCCCGTACGGTCACCACCCCGTCCACCAGCCGCCCCGCCAGCCGCTCCAGGGCGCGCTCCTTCCATACGGGCGGCAGCGCCTGGGTGCGGGCGAGGTCGAAGCGCAGCTCGACCTGGCTGTCGCTGGTGTTGACGTGTTGTCCACCGGGCCCGGAGGACCGCGAGAAACGCCACATCAACTCGGCCTCCGGCAAGAAGACCGAACCTCGGATGACATAGGGCGCGGGCATGTCCCCATGGTCGCCTGCCGACCCCGGCGACGTCATCTTGTTATCTCGTCGTACCCCGACAT
This genomic interval from Streptomyces asiaticus contains the following:
- the arfB gene encoding alternative ribosome rescue aminoacyl-tRNA hydrolase ArfB, with amino-acid sequence MPAPYVIRGSVFLPEAELMWRFSRSSGPGGQHVNTSDSQVELRFDLARTQALPPVWKERALERLAGRLVDGVVTVRASEHRSQWRNRETAAVRLASLLAEATAPPPKPRRPTRIPRGINERRLREKKQRSETKRGRTGRGWT
- the cdgB gene encoding diguanylate cyclase CdgB produces the protein METESEPYIRLATLRQLHQVVADLNTARSFADTLQAVADGVIAGLGFELSAVNLVRPDGDLVVAAVGGSAGAEALMAGRVGSRSSWERRLSMGERWGDLRFIPYSEGWVLDDDDVPQWHTPGPAPRFPDEWHPMDRLFAPLYAAGASGGELIGVLSVDKPRNGRHPGAWGREALQMYAFHAAVAIGNARLRGNMQRALLRLEREQQALRASEESFRQAFEYAPSGMAIAEMGGDQHGRLLRTNDALCRLLGRPASAMRRFSFSDLVHPEDIGTLLRTSAEGGRAELRLARRDGSYVWVSLRNSVVADAADGPRFLLTHVEDIEERKRHELQLAHRASHDSLTGLPNSAELRARLAARLCATPPRPGGGYEDGGAADGGAAGSAGVYVDAAGHLHGFDEFECFGTPPPVETAPFDGHVHTVPPNEDSDIDDGHKGLAVLFCDLDGFKSINDRFGHHAGDAVLIEVARRLTNGVREGDTVARLGGDEFVVLADGLGRADAADLAVRLRNAIIPPIRVDGRAVRVGASFGIGWAGCGMSAEEVLHSADQRMYIEKRSRSKERRRAG
- a CDS encoding flavin reductase family protein — its product is MSEDEFRTALSRFTAGVVLVTAHDPEEGPRGEDVGMTATAFMSVSLDPPLVMVSVRNGSRMDELLERQPHWAVSVLSESQRHIAGRFAMKGRISDRLLFEDMSVVRGEHTGAPLAVGSLATLECRTEQRVTAGDHTLVVARVLAAAAPAAEGGPLTYFRGRYRALG
- a CDS encoding CBM35 domain-containing protein, with product MTAGNNGSGTPENDDPFAYLYRSEGDQGNEGGQSGQPGAAPRTGGYGYPGPAQPGVPRTSYNQVRAVGERTYGQQIPNQQPQGYGQQGGYGRQNAHYAAPETLPGGAPRQPGAAAPRGGHGGGGRGPNNKGLLIGAIAVVAVVLVGIGVAMITNGDDNKDDKADPAGQPTAGSSVQPSEPSGPSKGPGDEKLPTEDAAKMKLTGGAAPASDIKGAKAAGGTYVGGLNTPGSSATWNVDVAKAKSYRLYVTYGVPGEDQSMSLTINGKKETRPLNMKNFSGGPKGDYEKGWTETWSIVQLTKGTNTITLSCDPGDKCDANLDQMWLAKAKG